A portion of the Corticium candelabrum chromosome 5, ooCorCand1.1, whole genome shotgun sequence genome contains these proteins:
- the LOC134179630 gene encoding uncharacterized protein LOC134179630 gives MGFKYTTRNKKTALYEQHGVIAARHHYLRQIKKYRDEGRPIVYLDETWLKAHYISERCWIDYGGKGGLRVPSGKGERFIILHAGWKEGWISNADLVFRGKKGTGDYHQEMNTANFMEWFRERLIPNLPATSVIVLDNAKYHNSVVEKILTKSSTKRT, from the coding sequence ATGGGCTTCAAATATACAACacgcaacaagaaaacagcgTTGTACGAACAACACGGAGTTATTGCTGCTCGTCATCACTATCTCAGACAAATAAAAAAGTACAGAGATGAGGGAAGACCAATAGTGTATCTAGACGAGACATGGCTCAAAGCGCACTATATCTCGGAACGATGCTGGATTGACTACGGCGGCAAAGGAGGTTTGAGAGTCCCATCAGGAAAGGGTGAAAGATTCATTATTCTCCATGCAGGGTGGAAAGAGGGTTGGATTTCTAATGCTGACCTCGTTTTCAGAGGAAAGAAAGGCACCGGTGACTACCATCAGGAAATGAACACGGCCAACTTTATGGAGTGGTTCAGAGAGAGGCTGATTCCAAACCTTCCAGCAACTTCTGTTATTGTTCTTGACAATGCCAAGTATCATAATAGCGTTGTTGAGAAAATCCTGACAAAAAGCAGCACAAAAAGGACATGA